The following coding sequences lie in one Paracidovorax avenae genomic window:
- a CDS encoding ATP-binding protein, whose amino-acid sequence MFHLQTLELVHWDYCQRVALPLDASIITIAGPNGSGKTTLLDAMRTLLGLRCSAPRDYRTYARHAGAQTAWLRAVVDNRPQGRQTSSRPFARRLLYADQVTLACRIDKNGGDWQRRYCLLDGDVSIEQLRDTPEKDLGFMGVEAWGRVLGAAGLSPAIARVLSLEQGQTDRLCEFSPRELLRLVFDVFGDQQVLDAYDQAREHQQQLSREMVQAERELDHSRTQLSELQNRVASYKAWQLKLAERERLGTEVLPVLGWHGEREGLAKQARELRRQKTQHRAALAEQAAQNKRLLTLLDESTRAQADAERLRAERDEARSALDDATRHEAPLEQLAKREAELLALVDKGSNADELQAHLRQLQEQESAAQDERSALQQRRRIAQDALKALEGQALPPLPPEVQQFRRRLTAQGIGHQFVAEVIEVADEAWRAAIEGVLRGHRWVVLLDKESDLAEAYDIGERERYRHYLVGPGEKPLRGEPGTLLAHVRFTAPVPRWLVQQLQQLRCVADPREGKRLGGTWITPQAYMHDGRGARSMWVEPRDHQFGAAAVQARRAAAERDLAQIDGQLAPVLDRLMALKRQITDTRRALEGHSAAEELARRSEEFAQAREELPAARQARIAAAQRWQRLDTEATRAHDRHRAFTDEHQRLEQQLRRSRGDTERAAQEWTARRRGHVEAAARSQAQRRQFPARWTAAETLSALVDEYVNDTQAKLRLSAVEQELEQGTWEQDATVEERYRRMEATVREQASSLSDHQVKNAQAGTAVMNARESYIEVLRSTVRRYRKNIQELGALAGVEVAADLPLLENDDTVLAQAGLKVHFAFDGKGSIGMNDGEASGGQQVIKSLILLVGLLKDEESGSGGFVFIDEPFAHLDVRNIQLVGHFLRSTQAQYVLTTPITHNLEVFEPAEITLVTSKKPQGSRWAPPIAVAKRRGVPQLAALQG is encoded by the coding sequence ATGTTCCACCTGCAAACCCTCGAACTCGTCCACTGGGACTACTGCCAGCGCGTCGCGCTGCCGCTGGACGCGTCCATCATCACCATCGCCGGCCCCAACGGCTCGGGCAAGACCACGCTGCTGGACGCCATGCGCACGCTGCTGGGCCTGCGCTGCTCGGCCCCGCGCGACTACCGCACCTATGCCCGCCATGCCGGCGCGCAGACCGCGTGGCTGCGCGCCGTGGTGGACAACCGCCCGCAGGGCCGCCAGACCTCCAGCCGGCCCTTCGCACGGCGGCTGCTGTACGCCGACCAGGTCACGCTCGCCTGCCGCATCGACAAGAACGGCGGCGACTGGCAGCGGCGCTACTGCCTGCTCGATGGCGATGTGTCGATCGAGCAGTTGCGCGACACGCCCGAGAAGGACCTCGGCTTCATGGGCGTGGAAGCCTGGGGCCGCGTGCTCGGTGCGGCCGGGCTGTCTCCGGCGATCGCCCGCGTGCTGTCGCTCGAGCAGGGGCAGACCGACCGGCTGTGCGAATTCAGCCCGCGCGAACTGCTGCGGCTCGTGTTCGACGTGTTCGGCGACCAGCAGGTGCTGGATGCCTACGACCAGGCACGCGAGCACCAGCAGCAGCTCTCGCGCGAGATGGTGCAAGCCGAGCGTGAACTCGACCACAGCCGCACGCAGCTGTCCGAATTGCAGAACCGCGTCGCCAGCTACAAGGCCTGGCAGCTCAAGCTGGCCGAGCGCGAGCGCCTGGGCACCGAGGTCCTGCCCGTGCTCGGCTGGCACGGCGAGCGCGAAGGCCTGGCGAAGCAGGCACGCGAACTGCGCCGCCAGAAGACGCAGCACCGCGCGGCGCTCGCCGAACAGGCCGCGCAGAACAAGCGCCTGCTCACGCTGCTGGACGAAAGCACGCGGGCCCAGGCCGATGCCGAGCGCCTGCGCGCCGAACGCGACGAAGCGCGCTCGGCCCTGGACGACGCCACGCGCCACGAGGCACCGCTCGAACAACTGGCCAAACGCGAGGCCGAACTGCTCGCGCTGGTGGACAAGGGCAGCAACGCCGACGAGCTGCAGGCGCACCTGCGCCAGCTGCAGGAGCAGGAGTCCGCCGCGCAGGACGAGCGCTCCGCGCTGCAACAGCGCCGCCGGATCGCGCAGGACGCCCTCAAGGCGCTCGAAGGCCAGGCGCTGCCGCCCCTGCCGCCCGAGGTGCAGCAGTTCCGCAGGCGCCTCACGGCGCAGGGCATCGGCCACCAGTTCGTGGCCGAGGTGATCGAGGTGGCGGACGAGGCCTGGCGCGCCGCCATCGAAGGCGTGCTGCGCGGCCACCGCTGGGTGGTGCTGCTCGACAAGGAAAGCGACCTGGCCGAGGCCTACGACATCGGCGAGCGCGAGCGCTACCGCCATTACCTGGTCGGCCCCGGCGAGAAGCCGTTGCGCGGCGAGCCCGGTACCCTGCTCGCGCATGTGCGCTTCACCGCGCCCGTGCCGCGCTGGCTGGTGCAGCAGCTGCAGCAGTTGCGCTGCGTGGCCGACCCGCGCGAAGGCAAGCGCCTGGGCGGCACCTGGATCACGCCCCAGGCGTACATGCACGACGGACGCGGGGCGCGGTCCATGTGGGTGGAGCCGCGCGACCACCAGTTCGGCGCTGCCGCCGTGCAGGCGCGCCGCGCCGCCGCCGAGCGGGATCTCGCGCAGATCGACGGCCAGCTCGCGCCCGTGCTCGACCGGCTCATGGCCCTGAAGCGGCAGATCACCGATACCCGCCGCGCGCTCGAAGGCCACAGTGCCGCGGAAGAGCTGGCACGCCGCAGCGAGGAATTCGCCCAGGCGCGCGAGGAACTGCCGGCGGCCAGGCAGGCGCGCATCGCCGCAGCCCAGCGCTGGCAGCGCCTGGACACCGAGGCCACGCGTGCGCACGACCGCCACCGGGCCTTCACGGACGAGCACCAGCGGCTGGAGCAACAGCTGCGGCGCTCACGCGGCGATACCGAACGCGCCGCGCAGGAATGGACCGCGCGCCGCCGCGGACACGTGGAAGCCGCAGCGCGCAGCCAGGCGCAGCGGCGCCAGTTCCCCGCCCGCTGGACGGCCGCCGAGACCTTGAGCGCACTCGTGGACGAATACGTGAACGACACCCAGGCAAAGCTGCGGCTCTCCGCCGTCGAGCAGGAGCTGGAACAGGGCACCTGGGAGCAGGACGCCACCGTGGAGGAACGCTACCGCCGCATGGAAGCCACCGTGCGCGAGCAGGCCTCAAGCCTGTCGGACCACCAGGTCAAGAACGCCCAGGCCGGCACGGCCGTGATGAACGCGCGCGAAAGCTATATCGAGGTGCTGCGCAGCACCGTGCGGCGCTACCGCAAGAACATCCAGGAACTAGGCGCCCTGGCGGGCGTGGAGGTGGCGGCCGACCTGCCCCTGCTGGAGAACGACGACACCGTGCTCGCGCAGGCCGGGCTCAAGGTGCATTTCGCGTTCGACGGCAAGGGCAGCATCGGCATGAACGACGGGGAGGCGTCGGGCGGCCAGCAGGTCATCAAGTCGCTGATCCTGCTCGTGGGCCTGCTCAAGGACGAGGAAAGCGGCTCGGGCGGCTTCGTCTTCATCGACGAGCCCTTCGCCCACCTGGACGTGCGCAACATCCAGCTGGTGGGCCACTTCCTGCGCTCCACACAGGCGCAATACGTGCTGACCACCCCCATCACCCACAACCTGGAAGTGTTCGAGCCGGCCGAGATCACGCTCGTGACCAGCAAGAAGCCCCAGGGCTCGCGCTGGGCGCCGCCCATCGCCGTGGCCAAGCGGCGCGGCGTGCCGCAGCTGGCAGCGCTCCAGGGCTGA